One window of the Streptococcus parasanguinis ATCC 15912 genome contains the following:
- a CDS encoding replication protein, with product MAKEKRSNKWAFLLYQESAPEHYLDVLENMHIPFVLSPWHDKDINKETGEFKKAHKHGALYFDSLKSYSQVSELLTKNLNTPAHVEPVMSPKGMYDYFTHAENPEKTLYDINEIETGCGFELDKFLISNNSDEFFSMVIDIIEEHNFTEFNNLVRYARKDNQQLLGLVMDKTYFFAKYLDSRRHSRYGKEDNECK from the coding sequence ATGGCTAAAGAAAAACGCTCGAACAAGTGGGCTTTCCTTCTCTATCAGGAAAGTGCCCCTGAGCATTATCTGGATGTTTTAGAGAACATGCATATCCCTTTTGTTCTCAGCCCATGGCACGACAAAGACATCAATAAGGAAACGGGAGAATTTAAAAAAGCTCACAAGCATGGAGCATTATATTTTGATTCACTCAAAAGCTATTCTCAAGTTTCCGAATTACTAACTAAGAACCTCAATACACCTGCCCATGTAGAACCTGTTATGTCTCCTAAAGGAATGTATGACTACTTCACTCATGCAGAAAATCCTGAAAAGACTCTGTACGATATCAACGAAATTGAAACTGGTTGTGGTTTTGAACTGGATAAATTCCTGATTAGCAACAACAGTGACGAATTTTTTTCAATGGTAATCGATATCATAGAGGAACACAATTTTACAGAATTTAACAACTTAGTCAGATACGCTAGAAAAGATAATCAACAGTTGCTAGGTTTAGTTATGGATAAAACTTACTTCTTTGCAAAATATTTGGACTCACGCCGTCATTCTAGATATGGGAAGGAGGATAACGAATGCAAGTAA
- a CDS encoding ArsR/SmtB family transcription factor, translating to MEVITDFTKDAQIFKALADEKRLLILDYLKNGEKCACVLTDELGIAQSALSYHMKILCLSGIVSSRQEGKWKHYSLSDSGRSFALNRFKELTALGEDSLASCHCHQKSS from the coding sequence GTGGAAGTTATTACGGATTTTACAAAAGATGCTCAAATTTTTAAAGCATTAGCTGATGAGAAGCGCTTGTTAATTCTAGATTATTTAAAGAATGGTGAAAAGTGTGCTTGTGTTTTGACTGATGAATTGGGGATTGCACAGTCTGCTTTATCGTATCATATGAAAATTTTATGCCTGTCAGGTATAGTCTCTAGTCGTCAAGAGGGGAAGTGGAAACATTATAGCCTCAGTGATTCTGGGCGAAGTTTTGCTCTTAATCGATTTAAAGAACTGACTGCTTTAGGGGAGGATTCCTTAGCAAGTTGTCATTGTCATCAAAAGTCATCTTAG
- a CDS encoding ATP-binding cassette domain-containing protein: MDQKELNQYLLQSLNMGLGALMQGETSFTSSYTLEITSEGFIFIPRLPASYIIDDELYQKIFLIANASLYPRYTLLKQNSAYFISLDTDDIHVQRGLFFPWQEGVSERLIISDLEEFAIEQEESYLPIMKNLSLDYNKVTSIAIAGNSGSGKSYTLTYLLSLLKRFSELIIVDPKFDTPSRWARENRIPVIHPERNRSKSDFVSEVNENLSSCLNLIQERQELLYDNHEYHFKHLTVVIDEVLALSEGVNKSIKESFFSLLSQIALLGRATKVHLLLVSQRFDYNTIPVSVREQLSVLIQIGNINQKTTQFLFPDLNPEGIVIPTGKGTGLIQIIDNEHPYQVFPLLCPTYFTKKGIL; encoded by the coding sequence ATGGATCAGAAAGAATTGAATCAGTATCTGTTACAAAGTCTTAACATGGGGCTAGGAGCCTTGATGCAAGGAGAGACCAGTTTCACGAGCAGCTATACACTAGAGATTACTTCGGAAGGCTTTATTTTTATCCCACGCCTTCCCGCCAGCTATATAATTGACGATGAACTATACCAAAAAATTTTTTTAATTGCTAATGCCTCTCTCTATCCCAGATACACTCTTCTTAAACAAAATTCAGCTTATTTTATATCTCTTGATACAGATGATATTCACGTTCAAAGAGGATTATTTTTCCCTTGGCAAGAAGGAGTATCTGAGAGACTGATTATTTCAGATTTAGAAGAATTTGCTATTGAGCAAGAAGAAAGTTACCTACCAATTATGAAAAATTTGTCGCTTGATTATAATAAAGTCACCTCGATAGCTATAGCTGGAAATTCTGGATCAGGAAAATCATATACTTTAACATATCTTCTTAGTCTGCTCAAGCGTTTTTCAGAACTGATCATTGTTGACCCAAAGTTTGACACACCATCAAGATGGGCAAGAGAAAATAGAATTCCTGTCATTCATCCTGAGAGAAATCGCTCAAAATCCGATTTTGTCTCAGAAGTAAATGAAAATTTAAGCTCTTGCTTAAACCTTATCCAGGAGCGTCAAGAACTGCTATATGATAATCATGAATATCATTTTAAACATTTAACTGTGGTAATAGATGAAGTGCTTGCTCTATCTGAAGGAGTTAATAAAAGTATTAAGGAATCATTCTTTTCTCTGTTATCACAAATCGCTTTGCTTGGGAGAGCAACTAAGGTTCACCTTCTGTTAGTGAGCCAGCGATTCGATTACAATACAATACCGGTATCAGTTAGAGAGCAACTTAGTGTTCTGATTCAGATAGGGAACATTAATCAGAAGACAACTCAATTTCTTTTCCCAGATTTGAATCCTGAAGGAATTGTTATTCCTACGGGAAAAGGGACTGGACTAATTCAAATTATCGATAATGAACATCCTTATCAAGTTTTTCCTCTACTTTGCCCAACTTATTTCACTAAGAAAGGTATCTTATAG
- a CDS encoding MerR family transcriptional regulator, producing the protein MTNIENTKLDQIEQLLICLVSVCQKQIERQQNLKIITQKELLTILQISPNTLKSWEKTGLKRLEPPIEGTRTVYYKMEDVINYLTP; encoded by the coding sequence ATGACAAATATTGAAAATACAAAACTTGATCAGATTGAACAATTGTTGATTTGCTTAGTATCTGTTTGTCAGAAACAAATTGAAAGACAACAAAATTTAAAGATTATAACTCAGAAAGAACTCTTAACGATTTTACAGATATCTCCCAACACTCTAAAATCCTGGGAAAAGACGGGGCTAAAGCGTCTTGAACCACCTATTGAGGGAACTCGGACGGTTTATTACAAAATGGAGGATGTAATAAACTATTTAACTCCTTAA
- a CDS encoding replication protein: protein MPKDKRSNKWAFLLYEESSPENYLEVLEEMHIPFVLSPWHDKDVNKETGEFKKAHKHGALYFDSLKSYSQVSELLTKNLNTPSHVEPVMSPKGMYDYFTHAENPEKTLYDINEIESGCGFELDKFIVSNNNDEFLSLVIDIIEEHNFTEFNALVRFARKENTQLLGLIMDKTYFFAKYLDSRRHDKTRKENTDDKY from the coding sequence ATGCCAAAAGATAAAAGGTCGAATAAGTGGGCCTTCTTGTTATATGAAGAAAGTTCTCCTGAAAATTATTTAGAAGTTCTTGAGGAAATGCATATCCCTTTTGTCCTCAGCCCATGGCATGATAAGGATGTCAACAAGGAAACAGGAGAATTTAAAAAAGCCCACAAGCACGGGGCGTTATATTTTGATTCACTTAAAAGTTATTCTCAGGTTTCTGAGTTACTGACTAAGAACCTTAATACACCATCTCATGTAGAACCCGTCATGTCTCCTAAAGGTATGTATGACTATTTCACTCATGCAGAAAATCCTGAAAAAACTCTGTACGATATCAACGAAATTGAATCGGGTTGCGGATTTGAGCTAGATAAATTTATCGTCAGTAACAACAATGATGAATTCCTTTCGCTGGTAATTGATATCATTGAAGAGCATAATTTTACAGAATTTAACGCACTAGTAAGATTTGCTAGAAAAGAAAATACACAATTGTTAGGGTTAATTATGGATAAAACTTATTTCTTTGCTAAATATTTAGATTCAAGAAGACACGATAAAACAAGAAAGGAAAATACCGATGACAAATATTGA
- a CDS encoding helix-turn-helix domain-containing protein: MQVILPDEQIHQIQLLLSNLIQKEIEQQLGQNSLNCPYLNKQQACEYLGISNNTLDFWIQKGLPSIKIGKTIRFHKDSIDRWLNSNN; the protein is encoded by the coding sequence ATGCAAGTAATCCTACCAGATGAGCAAATTCACCAAATTCAACTACTACTATCCAACCTTATTCAAAAAGAAATTGAACAACAATTAGGACAAAACAGTTTAAACTGCCCCTATCTAAATAAGCAACAAGCTTGTGAATATTTAGGGATCTCTAATAATACTCTTGATTTTTGGATTCAAAAGGGGCTTCCATCAATCAAAATTGGAAAAACAATTCGATTCCACAAAGATTCTATTGACCGCTGGCTAAACAGTAACAACTAG
- a CDS encoding site-specific integrase: MTISKTKNGTYRLKVYIPLEARMPLGIVNNNYYDKRFKTRKEARQAEIDLLTKLNQIEDNVFSGLGKEDILFSDFYNNIWWESYKAGQTTSTSKPPSRSTIANTKTCFEKHILPLLGNYTIQFLNQNKQVILNLMTSKANEYANFKTLRSYVISIFDWAEELEYIEANRVAKTLRRIKAVKKIQLAESKRDEDLFLTHEQLQEWFTAFKEDLENDKISLKDYVLFYLTFFLGDRKSETYALQWKHIDFSKSQIQLIQALDRYGQVKSTKGNKKTIFSISSDLLQLLTLWKKEQKYELAKFGIITNPEQFIFTYIDTRGNINKPLHSDYLNNKMKTIRKRHPELTHATPHKLRHTGATLAKQAGMSLEAISEALTHSDTGTTQIYVNTSNVVPMAVGEFALQSLKQ, translated from the coding sequence ATGACTATCAGTAAGACAAAAAACGGAACTTACCGCTTAAAAGTCTATATACCATTAGAAGCACGAATGCCTCTTGGTATCGTTAACAATAACTATTATGATAAAAGATTTAAAACAAGAAAGGAGGCACGACAAGCAGAGATAGACCTACTTACGAAGCTAAACCAAATTGAAGACAACGTCTTTTCGGGACTAGGAAAAGAAGATATTCTTTTCTCAGACTTCTATAATAATATTTGGTGGGAATCCTACAAAGCAGGACAAACTACATCTACTTCTAAGCCACCAAGCAGGTCAACAATTGCTAATACCAAAACATGTTTTGAAAAGCATATACTACCACTTCTTGGCAACTATACGATTCAATTTTTAAACCAAAATAAACAGGTTATTCTAAATTTGATGACGTCAAAAGCTAACGAATATGCAAATTTTAAGACTTTACGAAGTTACGTTATTTCTATTTTTGATTGGGCGGAAGAACTTGAATATATTGAAGCAAACAGAGTTGCAAAAACTTTAAGACGAATTAAGGCTGTCAAAAAAATTCAACTTGCAGAATCAAAACGTGATGAAGATTTATTTTTAACTCATGAGCAACTCCAAGAATGGTTCACAGCCTTTAAAGAAGATTTAGAGAACGATAAAATATCACTCAAAGATTACGTTCTTTTTTATCTCACTTTTTTCCTTGGAGATAGAAAATCAGAAACATATGCTCTCCAGTGGAAACATATCGACTTTTCAAAATCTCAGATTCAGTTAATTCAGGCTTTAGATAGATACGGACAAGTAAAATCTACCAAAGGAAATAAAAAAACTATCTTTTCTATTTCTAGCGACTTGCTTCAACTTCTGACTTTATGGAAAAAAGAACAAAAATATGAACTGGCAAAGTTTGGTATCATCACTAATCCAGAACAATTCATCTTCACTTACATAGATACCAGAGGAAATATCAATAAACCTTTACATTCTGACTATCTCAATAATAAGATGAAAACTATCAGAAAGCGACACCCAGAGCTTACACACGCTACACCACATAAACTACGTCATACTGGAGCAACACTCGCTAAACAGGCAGGAATGAGCTTAGAAGCTATTTCTGAAGCTCTGACACATAGCGACACAGGTACAACACAGATTTATGTCAATACCTCTAATGTAGTCCCTATGGCAGTCGGTGAATTTGCCTTACAGTCTCTTAAACAATAA
- the arsC gene encoding arsenate reductase (glutaredoxin) (This arsenate reductase requires both glutathione and glutaredoxin to convert arsenate to arsenite, after which the efflux transporter formed by ArsA and ArsB can extrude the arsenite from the cell, providing resistance.) has protein sequence MEQVTIYHNPNCGTSRNALAIIRAVGIEPTIIEYLKTPPTEQKLRQLLLQMNMSARELLRTNVPEFEEYDLQKDKTEQDIINAMMVEPILINRPIVVTDKGTLLCRPSEKVLNILPKSLDKDFIKEDGEIISSSSR, from the coding sequence ATGGAACAAGTTACAATTTATCACAATCCCAATTGTGGAACTTCTAGAAATGCTCTAGCTATCATTAGAGCGGTTGGAATTGAACCTACTATTATTGAGTATCTAAAAACACCACCGACAGAGCAGAAATTGAGGCAACTTTTATTACAAATGAACATGAGTGCCAGAGAATTATTACGAACAAATGTTCCTGAATTTGAAGAATATGATTTACAAAAAGATAAAACAGAACAAGATATTATAAATGCAATGATGGTAGAACCTATCTTGATAAATAGGCCAATCGTGGTAACTGATAAAGGAACTTTATTATGTAGACCATCAGAAAAAGTCTTAAATATTTTACCTAAGTCGCTTGATAAAGACTTTATTAAAGAAGATGGCGAGATAATTAGTAGTAGTTCTAGATAA
- a CDS encoding tyrosine-type recombinase/integrase yields MQKETIFHNNRKVIKTTKSNGTISYTQRGVYIGVDVKTGKKVTSSITAKTLKSLDRKIIQARIEFEAKGSTIKETLLINNFEELAEAWFVSFVTWVTSQNTINRVRSYLDTYLIPKFGEYRPEEIKSADIQIWVNKLAQQSKKSVESGVKKSKKGHAKDFGAVIYKLSDIFDYGITNFDLSHNPARTVKIPPKPKVVKERIMVLHGEDLATWLNYLTTLPDTRANRRFKVICDTLLASALRINELLALTINDLDFNANEIIVNKTLMWKAGNKKLGIKGEIVCKNSAKTDAGNRRVAVPRQVLDDLKAFHAEMSDYFVSHDLPTVDLIFPTIYGNYMCDRNERATLKKRLTELGLPNYGFHLFRHTHASLMLNAGANWKELQIRMGHKSIKTTMDTYAELAPKKKAEAVEIYLKEIAKLTA; encoded by the coding sequence ATGCAGAAGGAAACTATTTTTCACAACAATCGAAAAGTCATTAAAACTACCAAGAGTAATGGAACTATTAGCTATACCCAACGTGGTGTGTATATTGGTGTGGATGTTAAAACTGGGAAAAAAGTTACATCATCTATTACCGCTAAAACTCTAAAAAGTCTTGATAGAAAAATCATTCAAGCTCGGATTGAATTTGAAGCGAAGGGCTCAACGATCAAAGAGACCTTGCTGATTAACAACTTTGAAGAGTTAGCTGAAGCCTGGTTTGTCAGTTTTGTAACTTGGGTGACTTCTCAGAATACGATCAATCGAGTTCGAAGCTATCTTGATACCTATCTCATCCCTAAGTTTGGAGAATATAGGCCTGAAGAGATAAAATCTGCAGATATTCAGATTTGGGTTAATAAATTAGCCCAACAATCTAAAAAGTCTGTTGAATCCGGTGTAAAGAAATCCAAAAAGGGACACGCAAAAGATTTCGGTGCAGTTATCTATAAACTCAGTGATATTTTCGATTATGGGATTACGAATTTCGATCTTTCTCATAATCCAGCTCGGACAGTAAAAATCCCTCCAAAACCGAAGGTGGTAAAGGAGAGAATCATGGTATTGCACGGAGAGGATTTGGCTACTTGGCTGAACTATCTTACTACTCTTCCTGATACACGAGCTAATCGAAGATTTAAAGTTATCTGCGACACGCTGCTAGCTTCCGCACTTCGAATCAACGAGCTTCTAGCTTTGACGATTAATGATTTAGATTTTAATGCTAATGAAATTATCGTCAATAAGACGCTAATGTGGAAAGCTGGAAATAAGAAACTTGGGATTAAGGGCGAGATTGTTTGTAAGAACAGTGCCAAAACGGATGCTGGTAACAGAAGAGTTGCAGTCCCGAGACAAGTCTTAGATGACTTGAAAGCTTTTCATGCTGAGATGAGTGATTACTTTGTGAGTCACGATTTACCGACTGTGGATTTAATTTTCCCGACAATTTACGGGAACTATATGTGTGACAGAAATGAACGTGCAACGCTTAAAAAGCGTTTGACTGAGCTGGGACTACCAAACTATGGTTTCCATCTTTTCCGTCATACACATGCTTCTTTGATGCTGAATGCTGGTGCCAACTGGAAAGAACTCCAGATAAGAATGGGACATAAGTCTATTAAAACGACAATGGACACTTATGCTGAATTGGCACCGAAAAAGAAGGCAGAAGCAGTTGAAATCTACCTCAAAGAAATTGCAAAATTGACGGCATAG
- the rplM gene encoding 50S ribosomal protein L13, giving the protein MNKTTFMAKPGQVERKWYVVDATDVPLGRLSAVVASVLRGKNKPTFTPHTDTGDFVIVINAEKVKLTGKKATDKIYYTHSNHPGGLKSISAGELRSKNAVRLIEKSVKGMLPHNTLGRAQGMKLKVFVGAEHTHAAQQPEVLDISGLI; this is encoded by the coding sequence ATGAACAAAACTACATTCATGGCTAAACCAGGCCAAGTAGAACGCAAATGGTACGTTGTTGACGCAACTGATGTACCTCTTGGACGCCTTTCAGCAGTTGTTGCTAGCGTGCTTCGCGGAAAAAACAAACCAACATTCACACCTCACACTGATACAGGTGACTTCGTAATCGTTATCAATGCTGAAAAAGTTAAATTGACTGGTAAAAAAGCAACTGATAAGATCTACTACACTCACTCAAACCACCCAGGTGGATTGAAATCAATCTCTGCTGGTGAACTTCGTTCTAAAAATGCAGTACGTTTGATCGAGAAATCAGTTAAAGGTATGCTTCCACACAATACTCTTGGCCGCGCTCAAGGTATGAAATTGAAAGTATTCGTTGGAGCTGAGCACACTCACGCTGCACAACAACCAGAAGTTCTTGATATTTCAGGACTTATCTAA
- the rpsI gene encoding 30S ribosomal protein S9, with translation MSQAQYAGTGRRKNAVARVRLVPGTGKITVNKKDVEEYIPHADLRLVINQPFAVTSTVGSYDVFVNVVGGGYAGQAGAIRHGIARALLQVDPDFRDSLKRAGLLTRDSRKVERKKPGLKKARKASQFSKR, from the coding sequence ATGTCACAAGCACAATATGCAGGTACTGGACGTCGTAAAAACGCTGTTGCACGCGTTCGCCTTGTTCCAGGAACTGGTAAAATCACTGTTAACAAAAAAGATGTTGAAGAGTACATCCCACACGCTGACCTTCGTCTTGTAATCAACCAACCATTCGCAGTTACTTCAACTGTAGGTTCATACGACGTTTTCGTTAACGTTGTAGGTGGTGGTTACGCAGGTCAAGCAGGAGCTATCCGTCACGGTATCGCTCGTGCCCTTCTTCAAGTAGACCCAGACTTCCGCGATTCATTGAAACGCGCAGGACTTCTTACACGTGACTCACGTAAAGTTGAACGTAAGAAACCAGGTCTTAAGAAAGCTCGTAAAGCATCACAATTCTCAAAACGTTAA
- a CDS encoding permease, producing the protein MWLFIQEQILGMKWLNEIIGRLLSIVGVNLTSRLGGSLQFFFYDVIKITILLCILIFSISYIQSYFPPERSRKILSHYDGIVANIISALLGTVTPFCSCSSIPLFMGFTSAGLPVGVTFSFLISSPMVDLGSLVLLMSIFGSKIAIIYVVLGLVIAVIGGSIIEKLGMEDYVEDFVKNAHMQIVEKEKLTYKDRLDFAKEQVADTVKKVFPYILVGVGIGAVIHNWIPENWVSGTLGSNNPLGVILATLIGIPMYADIFGSIPVAEALLSKGAQLGTVLSFMMAVTTLSLPSIIMLKRAVKPRLLIAFIIICTVGIILVGYLFNILQNFIF; encoded by the coding sequence ATGTGGTTATTTATCCAAGAACAAATTTTAGGAATGAAATGGTTAAATGAAATAATTGGCCGGTTATTGTCAATTGTCGGTGTAAATTTAACATCACGACTAGGAGGAAGTCTACAATTTTTCTTTTATGATGTAATTAAAATAACAATTTTATTATGTATCTTAATTTTTTCTATCTCGTATATCCAAAGTTATTTTCCTCCTGAACGAAGTAGAAAAATTTTAAGTCACTATGATGGTATTGTTGCAAATATTATTTCTGCCCTATTAGGGACAGTAACACCATTTTGTTCATGCTCTTCAATTCCCTTATTCATGGGATTTACAAGTGCTGGACTACCAGTTGGTGTCACATTTTCATTCTTGATTTCTTCCCCAATGGTAGATCTGGGTAGCTTAGTTCTCTTGATGAGTATTTTTGGCAGTAAAATAGCTATTATCTATGTTGTTCTTGGTTTAGTTATTGCAGTTATTGGGGGAAGTATCATTGAAAAACTAGGAATGGAAGATTATGTTGAAGATTTTGTTAAAAATGCTCATATGCAGATCGTCGAAAAAGAAAAGCTAACTTATAAAGATAGGCTAGATTTTGCCAAAGAACAAGTGGCTGATACTGTTAAAAAAGTATTTCCATATATTTTAGTTGGTGTTGGTATTGGTGCAGTTATACATAACTGGATACCGGAGAATTGGGTATCTGGTACCTTGGGAAGTAACAATCCTTTAGGTGTTATTTTAGCAACTTTAATTGGGATTCCTATGTACGCAGATATTTTTGGTTCGATTCCAGTAGCAGAAGCATTATTAAGTAAGGGAGCACAACTTGGAACAGTTTTATCGTTTATGATGGCGGTTACAACACTTAGCCTTCCGTCAATTATTATGCTAAAGAGAGCGGTTAAACCTCGTCTACTCATTGCGTTTATTATCATTTGCACAGTTGGTATTATTTTAGTTGGGTATCTATTTAATATATTACAAAATTTTATTTTTTAG
- a CDS encoding thioredoxin family protein has product MSQDLSNQIIFKILGSGCKKCNLLEEHVRQACKDEGLDVIIEHEKDFSKIAEYGVMSTPALVLNEKVVSTGKVLTVDDVKKLFMTPLND; this is encoded by the coding sequence ATGTCACAAGATTTATCAAATCAAATTATTTTTAAGATTCTGGGTTCTGGATGTAAGAAATGTAACTTGTTAGAAGAACATGTTCGACAAGCTTGTAAAGATGAAGGACTGGATGTAATAATCGAACATGAAAAGGATTTTTCTAAGATAGCAGAGTATGGTGTTATGTCTACTCCTGCTTTGGTATTAAATGAAAAAGTTGTTTCGACAGGAAAGGTTTTGACAGTTGATGATGTTAAAAAATTGTTCATGACACCATTAAATGATTAG